From the Candidatus Aminicenantes bacterium genome, the window CTACGTGGTGGCGGCGCCGGAGTACCGCGGCAGTACCGGATACGGTCGCGGCATGTACGAGAGTATCGACTACGGCGGCCTGGAAACCGAAGACACCCACGCCGCCCGTGAATACATGCTGGAAAACTACGACTTCATCGACAGGGACCGGATTGGAATCTTCGGCTGGAGCCACGGCGGCCTGATCACCCTGATGAACATCTTCGACCATCCCGATGATTACAAGGTCGCATTTGCCGGCGTGCCGGTGAGCGACCTGATCGCGCGCATGGGCTACGCCACCGACGCCTATCGCGAGCTTTACTCTGCCGAGTACCACATCGGCAAAACCGCCCGTGAGGATATCCGGGAATACCGCCGCCGTTCACCCGCCTGGAACGCCCACAAGTTCAAGGGTACGCCCCTGCTGGTGCATACCAATACCAACGACGACGACGTCTACGTGCTGGAAGTGGAGCACCTGATCAAGTCCCTGAAGGCCACGGGCAAAGCGTTCGATTACAAGATCTTCCAGGACGCCCCGGGCGGACACAGCTTCGACCGCCTGGATACGCGCATGGCCAAAGAGATCCGCCTCAAGATATACGCCCACCTGGCCCGTCACCTCAAACCGCCCCGGCCCTTTAAAAACCTGGCCGACCTGATGCGTGCCGCTTACCCCGGCTCACCTTGAAATCGTGCCAAACGGCATTGCATTCATTCGTGGG encodes:
- a CDS encoding S9 family peptidase, with protein sequence MKKNARLLICTALTAVLLIPAAAFGVSGPDEYTKKLEKRFDDLRHRLDVLEKSIDDVLWFHRLGDIAFVDKVRHVGPPRWKVKNPKAMGAKNPVKFYSYVFIPRNVDYKKKSPLMVFPHGGVHSNFSTYYTHIVRELIAQGYVVAAPEYRGSTGYGRGMYESIDYGGLETEDTHAAREYMLENYDFIDRDRIGIFGWSHGGLITLMNIFDHPDDYKVAFAGVPVSDLIARMGYATDAYRELYSAEYHIGKTAREDIREYRRRSPAWNAHKFKGTPLLVHTNTNDDDVYVLEVEHLIKSLKATGKAFDYKIFQDAPGGHSFDRLDTRMAKEIRLKIYAHLARHLKPPRPFKNLADLMRAAYPGSP